In a genomic window of Ralstonia nicotianae:
- the arsC gene encoding arsenate reductase (glutaredoxin) (This arsenate reductase requires both glutathione and glutaredoxin to convert arsenate to arsenite, after which the efflux transporter formed by ArsA and ArsB can extrude the arsenite from the cell, providing resistance.), whose translation MRIYHNPRCSKSRAALERAEAFAGQAGEPLDVIDYLKTPPTLAELKALAQQLDTPVRALARENEDEYAQLNLADPSLSDEALLEAIAAHPKLLQRPVLVRDGRAIIGRTPEALDAFLK comes from the coding sequence ATGCGCATCTACCACAACCCCCGCTGCTCCAAGTCCCGCGCCGCGCTGGAGCGCGCCGAAGCCTTCGCCGGCCAGGCCGGCGAGCCGCTCGATGTCATCGACTACCTGAAGACCCCGCCCACGCTGGCCGAGCTGAAGGCGCTGGCGCAGCAGCTCGACACGCCGGTCCGCGCGCTGGCGCGGGAGAACGAAGACGAGTACGCCCAGCTCAACCTCGCCGATCCGTCGCTCTCCGACGAAGCGCTGCTCGAGGCCATCGCCGCCCATCCCAAGCTGCTGCAGCGCCCGGTGCTGGTGCGCGACGGCCGCGCCATCATCGGCCGCACGCC